A genome region from Flavobacterium sp. CFS9 includes the following:
- a CDS encoding N-acetylmuramoyl-L-alanine amidase, which translates to MTKKHFCYLILAIIITSCSTNPYKNTEKVYDQQLKTLEGQITSKEAQPIPVVPPIVIDTSYAQQLGIIKDTLSKTGSTSLLNGIQTEWIGTVNFNLRKPSFIIIHHTAQDSLQQTINTFTKTRTQVSAHYVISENGKVVQMLNDYLRAWHAGASTWGKNTDLNSSSIGIELDNNGFKPFTEAQISSLVALLTKLKKDYNIPTQNILGHSDIAPGRKQDPSALFPWKTLAEKGFGIWSDEILEEAPFDFKIEQALRIIGYNTKNLSAAIMAFKLHYIQTDVTPTLDRKTIDTIYSIYKKQLQ; encoded by the coding sequence ATGACAAAAAAACATTTTTGTTACCTGATTTTAGCAATTATTATTACTTCTTGCTCTACAAATCCGTACAAAAACACTGAAAAAGTTTACGACCAGCAGCTTAAAACCTTAGAAGGACAAATTACCAGTAAAGAGGCTCAGCCAATTCCGGTAGTACCACCTATAGTTATTGACACGAGTTATGCACAGCAGCTTGGTATTATAAAAGACACTTTATCAAAAACCGGATCAACTTCTTTATTAAATGGCATACAGACAGAATGGATTGGAACGGTAAACTTCAACTTAAGAAAACCTAGTTTTATTATTATTCACCATACAGCTCAGGATTCGCTTCAACAGACGATCAATACTTTTACCAAAACAAGAACTCAGGTAAGTGCTCACTACGTCATATCTGAAAACGGAAAAGTAGTTCAAATGCTGAACGATTACTTGAGAGCCTGGCATGCAGGAGCCTCTACCTGGGGGAAAAATACAGATCTAAACTCTTCTTCTATCGGAATAGAACTTGACAACAACGGTTTTAAGCCTTTTACGGAAGCTCAGATCAGCAGTTTAGTAGCGCTTTTAACCAAACTAAAGAAAGATTACAACATTCCAACTCAAAATATCTTAGGACATTCTGATATTGCTCCGGGAAGGAAACAGGACCCAAGTGCTTTATTCCCCTGGAAAACTCTGGCCGAAAAAGGATTTGGAATCTGGTCGGACGAAATTCTAGAGGAAGCTCCTTTCGATTTTAAAATTGAACAGGCGCTAAGGATTATTGGATATAACACTAAGAATCTTTCAGCTGCTATTATGGCTTTCAAATTACATTACATTCAAACTGATGTAACACCGACTTTGGATCGAAAAACAATTGATACGATTTATTCGATTTATAAAAAACAGCTTCAGTAA
- the rimO gene encoding 30S ribosomal protein S12 methylthiotransferase RimO — protein MRTKSLKKNKINVITLGCSKNVYDSEVLMGQLRANGKEVQHEAPAKEEGNIIVINTCGFIDNAKAESVNMILEYADKKDKGLVDKVFVTGCLSERYRPDLEKEIPNVDQYFGTTELPQLLKALGADYKHELLGERLTTTPKNYAYLKIAEGCDRPCSFCAIPLMRGSHVSQPIEKLVKEAQGLAKNGVKELILIAQDLTYYGLDLYKKRNLAELLEALAAVEGIEWIRLHYAYPTGFPMDVLELMKREPKICNYIDIPLQHISDSILKSMRRGTTQAKTTQLLKDFRAAVPGMAIRTTLIVGYPGETQEDFEILKDFVQEMKFDRMGCFAYSHEENTHAYLLEDNVPDDVKQARANEIMELQSQISWDLNQEKVGQVFKCIIDRKEGAHFVGRTEFDSPDVDNEVLIDASKHYVKTGEFVNIRIIEATEFDLYGEPA, from the coding sequence ATGAGAACCAAGTCTTTAAAAAAGAACAAAATTAACGTAATCACTCTTGGGTGTTCGAAAAATGTATATGACAGTGAAGTGCTGATGGGACAACTTCGTGCTAATGGCAAAGAAGTACAACATGAGGCACCTGCTAAAGAAGAAGGAAACATTATCGTGATCAACACTTGCGGTTTTATTGACAACGCCAAAGCAGAGTCGGTAAACATGATTTTGGAATATGCTGATAAAAAAGACAAAGGATTAGTAGACAAAGTTTTCGTTACCGGATGTTTGTCTGAACGCTACAGACCGGATTTAGAAAAGGAAATCCCAAATGTCGATCAATATTTTGGTACAACTGAATTACCTCAGCTTCTTAAAGCTCTTGGGGCCGACTACAAACACGAGTTACTGGGAGAGCGTTTGACTACAACTCCAAAGAATTATGCTTATTTGAAAATTGCTGAAGGCTGCGACAGACCTTGCAGTTTTTGTGCGATTCCGTTAATGAGAGGTTCACATGTTTCGCAGCCAATTGAAAAACTGGTTAAAGAAGCTCAGGGCTTAGCTAAAAATGGCGTAAAAGAATTAATTCTGATTGCTCAGGATTTGACGTATTACGGTCTTGATCTTTATAAAAAACGAAATCTTGCTGAACTTCTGGAAGCATTAGCCGCTGTTGAAGGCATTGAATGGATTCGTCTTCATTATGCTTACCCTACAGGTTTCCCAATGGATGTTTTAGAATTAATGAAACGTGAACCTAAAATCTGTAATTACATCGATATTCCACTACAACATATATCGGATTCTATTTTAAAATCGATGCGTCGTGGTACTACTCAGGCGAAAACGACACAGTTATTAAAAGATTTCCGTGCTGCCGTTCCGGGAATGGCGATCAGAACAACTTTAATTGTTGGATATCCTGGTGAAACTCAGGAAGATTTTGAAATTCTGAAAGATTTTGTTCAGGAAATGAAATTTGACAGAATGGGATGTTTTGCTTATTCTCACGAAGAAAACACACATGCTTATTTATTGGAAGATAATGTTCCGGACGATGTAAAACAGGCCCGCGCGAACGAGATCATGGAATTACAGTCGCAAATTTCATGGGACTTAAACCAGGAAAAAGTAGGACAGGTTTTCAAATGTATTATCGACCGAAAAGAGGGAGCTCATTTTGTAGGGCGAACTGAATTTGACAGTCCGGATGTTGATAACGAAGTTTTAATTGATGCTTCTAAGCATTATGTAAAAACAGGGGAATTTGTTAATATAAGAATAATAGAAGCGACAGAATTTGATTTATACGGAGAACCTGCTTAA
- a CDS encoding OmpP1/FadL family transporter yields MKKILFLLITGLTVSVSHSQEISDAVRYAQDNLTGTARFRAMGGAFGAVGGDFSAISVNPAGSAVFSNNQVGVSFSNQNIKNNSNYFGTGISESKNSFILNQAGAVFVFHDHNPNNNWKKITIGATYENTNNFDNRIVSIGTNPINSIDKYFLKFANGIPLNVIDGLNYKDLFYNEQQAYMGYWGHVIDPVSTNSNNTQYISNVPAGGNYYHENEVFTSGYNSKVSFNIATSYKDRIYLGANLNVHVTDYRRSSSFYEDNDNPLETRETISSLRFNNELYTYGNGFSFQLGAIAKVTDAFRLGLAYESNTWYELNDETSQSLYSTRKAQGGQDINETVNPKIVNVYDSYTLQTPGKTTFSAAYVFGKSGLISVDYAIKDYGNTKYKPTNDAGFRGVNSDISNQLTNAGELRVGAEYKIKQLSLRGGYRFEQSPYKNGTTIGDLNSYSGGLGYNFGGTKVDLAYSYLERKSNQGFFATGFTDGANVTSKLNNVTLTLLFEL; encoded by the coding sequence ATGAAAAAAATATTATTCCTACTTATTACAGGACTAACTGTCAGCGTCTCACACTCTCAGGAAATATCAGATGCTGTACGTTATGCACAAGACAATTTAACCGGAACCGCAAGATTCAGAGCCATGGGTGGTGCTTTTGGAGCTGTTGGAGGAGATTTCTCCGCTATTTCTGTAAACCCTGCAGGATCGGCAGTATTCTCTAATAACCAGGTTGGAGTAAGTTTTAGCAATCAAAACATCAAAAACAATTCCAACTATTTTGGAACAGGAATTAGCGAAAGCAAAAACTCTTTTATACTCAATCAGGCAGGCGCTGTTTTTGTTTTTCACGATCATAACCCAAACAACAACTGGAAAAAAATCACGATTGGAGCCACTTACGAAAACACTAATAATTTCGACAACAGAATTGTCTCAATAGGAACAAACCCAATAAATTCTATTGATAAGTATTTCTTAAAATTTGCAAACGGAATTCCTTTGAACGTAATAGACGGACTTAACTACAAAGACTTGTTTTATAACGAACAACAAGCCTATATGGGATATTGGGGACATGTAATTGACCCTGTTAGCACAAACAGCAACAACACACAATACATCAGTAATGTACCAGCAGGCGGTAACTATTACCATGAGAATGAAGTTTTCACCAGCGGATACAATAGTAAAGTAAGCTTCAATATTGCAACATCTTACAAAGACAGAATCTACCTTGGAGCCAACTTAAATGTTCACGTTACTGATTACAGAAGATCTTCCAGCTTCTATGAAGACAATGACAATCCTTTAGAAACGAGAGAAACAATTTCAAGCCTACGTTTTAACAACGAACTATATACGTATGGTAACGGCTTCTCTTTTCAACTTGGAGCTATCGCTAAAGTTACTGATGCATTCCGACTTGGTTTAGCCTATGAATCCAATACCTGGTACGAACTAAACGACGAAACTTCGCAAAGTTTATACAGCACAAGAAAAGCTCAGGGCGGACAAGACATTAACGAAACGGTAAATCCAAAAATCGTAAATGTTTATGATTCTTACACCTTACAAACACCAGGAAAAACTACTTTCAGTGCCGCTTATGTATTTGGAAAATCAGGCCTTATCAGTGTTGATTACGCCATTAAAGACTACGGAAATACCAAATACAAACCAACAAACGATGCCGGTTTCAGAGGAGTAAACAGCGACATTAGCAATCAATTGACGAATGCCGGCGAACTAAGAGTAGGTGCTGAATACAAAATAAAACAATTAAGCTTACGTGGTGGGTATCGTTTTGAACAAAGCCCTTACAAAAACGGAACTACAATTGGAGACTTAAACAGTTACTCTGGTGGTTTAGGTTATAATTTTGGAGGTACTAAAGTAGATTTAGCCTATTCTTATTTGGAAAGAAAGTCGAATCAGGGATTTTTTGCAACCGGATTTACTGATGGAGCAAACGTTACTTCAAAACTAAACAACGTTACGCTTACTTTATTATTTGAATTGTAA